From a single Apium graveolens cultivar Ventura chromosome 2, ASM990537v1, whole genome shotgun sequence genomic region:
- the LOC141707688 gene encoding auxin-responsive protein SAUR72-like — protein sequence MKKLIRRLSRVADSSQYTLLRSSTRSSTHSSTRPLSSNSFRSLKLRRSSGVPVGHLPVYVGEEMERFIVSAELLNHPIFIQLLNKSAQEYGYEQKGVLRIPCDVVDFEKVLEAMKVGEVSIDVQDLIGSISDEFEFL from the coding sequence ATGAAGAAGTTGATTCGCCGCCTCTCCCGAGTCGCCGACTCTTCTCAATACACTCTCCTCCGCTCCTCAACTCGGTCTTCGACTCACTCCTCGACTCGTCCTCTCAGCTCAAACTCGTTCCGGTCACTGAAGCTCCGCCGGTCCAGCGGTGTTCCGGTCGGTCACCTCCCGGTCTACGTCGGCGAAGAAATGGAGCGGTTCATCGTGAGCGCCGAGCTGCTAAACCACCCGATCTTCATCCAGTTGCTCAACAAATCGGCTCAAGAATACGGTTATGAACAGAAAGGCGTGCTTCGTATCCCCTGCGATGTTGTAGACTTCGAGAAGGTTCTAGAAGCTATGAAAGTCGGTGAGGTTTCGATCGATGTTCAGGATCTGATTGGCTCGATCTCCGATGAATTTGAGTTTCTGTAG